One region of Zingiber officinale cultivar Zhangliang chromosome 7B, Zo_v1.1, whole genome shotgun sequence genomic DNA includes:
- the LOC122006003 gene encoding polygalacturonase inhibitor-like has protein sequence MPLHSLYYSLLLCGLIMSLAFSLIEAAVATPTRGCSEVERDALLSFKANVKDPSHRLASWSPQIDCCKWSGVVCKTTNNASLFGGQHVVELNLQNPNVDTESFFIDPQTFLASLRGKHASPL, from the exons ATGCCTCTGCACTCGCTCTACTActctttgttgctttgtgggctTATTATGAGCCTTGCCTTTTCTTTGATTGAAGCGGCAGTAGCAACACCTACAAGGGGCTGCTCGGAAGTGGAACGGGACGCCCTTCTCAGCTTCAAAGCCAACGTCAAAGATCCTTCCCACCGTTTGGCCTCCTGGTCTCCACAAATAGACTGTTGCAAATGGAGTGGCGTCGTATGCAAGACGACCAACAACGCAAGTTTGTTCGGAGGCCAGCATGTTGTGGAGCTCAACCTTCAAAATCCAAACGTTGATACCGAGTCTTTCTTTATTGATCCGCAAACTTTCCTTGCGTCTCTACGAG GAAAACATGCAAGCCCTCTTTAG
- the LOC122004431 gene encoding transcription factor MYBS3-like translates to MALRVLAIETDRLRLRLIGYQAASSEVKTLRVLATETKAETDRLPGVSWTEEEHNYFLWELEKLGKGDSRGISRNFVTTMTPTQVAAPCSEILSQTNQSQQNKA, encoded by the exons ATGGCACTAAGAGTGTTGGCAATTGAGACTGATAGGCTGAGACTAAGATTGATAGGCTATCAG GCTGCTAGTTCTGAGGTCAAGACACTAAGAGTGTTGGCAACTGAGACTAAGGCTGAGACAGATAGGCTGCCAG GAGTTTCATGGACTGAGGAAGAACACAACTATTTCTTGTGGGAACTTGAGAAGCTTGGAAAAGGAGATTCGAGAGGCATCTCTAGGAACTTCGTTACTACAATGACCCCCACACAAGTGGCTGCGCCATGCTCAGAAATACTTTCTCAGACAAACCAGTCTCAGCAAAACAAAGCATAG